The sequence below is a genomic window from Candidatus Oleimmundimicrobium sp..
TAAGAAGTTTCTGGGAATACGCAGCTAAGGTTGTCAAGAGCTTCTATATGTGTTAGTATTTTTTAATTAATTTTTTAGATATCTTCTATAGGAGGAGATAGGAATTTTAGGTAACACAAGAGCACCAAAAAAGAAAAGTCTTGTATTTTTTACGATAGCTCTTACCATTTTTACTCTTATCTTTTCATCAATTGCTTTTGCTACCCCAAATACTCTAAGCAGTAAACAAAAAAAAGCTGAAGAACTTAAAAAAGAGTTGGACGAATTTGATGAGAGACTGGGCATAGCTACCGAAAAATATAATGAAGCATGTTATTCATTAAACAGGACAAAAAATGAAATAAGGGCAAATGAAGCAAATTTGGCCAAGGCAACTGAGGATTTGACCAGGTATAGGCAGATCCTTAATTTGCGTGTAAAGGGGATTTATAAATACGGAGAGATTAATTGTATTGAGGTTTTCTGCAACACCAAAAGTTTTGAAGATTTAATCACTCAACTTGATGTCTTATTTAGAATAGGCAAAAGCGACGCGGAACTTGTCAAGGCGGTTGCGGAGAAAAAAAATGAGATTGAGGGACATGAAAAAGAACTTGAAATACAGAAAGCAAAACAAGAAAAACTTGCGGCACAATTAAAGGCGGATAAATCTAGCATCGAGAAAGAGATTAAAAAGAGAGATGCTTTATATAGTCAAATTAAAGATGAAATTGTTTATTTAGAGAGAGTAGAAGTTGCCCGTCGCGCGCGATTAATAGAGGATTTCCGTGGTAGAGGGATTAATGTATCGAGAGGTGCTCCTAATAGCGCAGTTGTAGATATAGCTATGCGATATTTAGGGTGTCCTTACCAATGGGGCGCTGCCGGGCCAAATACTTTTGATTGTTCCGGATTTACCATGTTTGTCTATGCTAAGATAGGCATTGGCCTTCCTCACTCAAGCAGAGCTCAATATAGTTACGGGGCGCGGATAAGCAGGGACCAGCTTCAGTCTGGTGACCTTGTTTTCTTCGGACGGCCTATTCATCATGTTGGTGTTTATGTGGGTGGCGGAAACTTTATTCACGCTCCACATACGGGTGATGTTGTCTCAATTGACAGTTTAAGCAGTAGGAGCAATTATGTGGGAGCTTGTCGGCCTTAGACAAACATCAAATGAAATTCTTCGATAAGATTTTGAGAATTCAGACTAAAAAACCGGTTGAGATTGTGGATATTACTTCGCAGATTTCTCAATTAGTTCAGGAAAGCAAAATTAACAAAGGCATAGCAATAGTTTATTCTCCCCATACAACCACAGCGCTTATAATAAACGAGAATGAGCCCGGCCT
It includes:
- a CDS encoding NlpC/P60 family protein; this encodes MDEFDERLGIATEKYNEACYSLNRTKNEIRANEANLAKATEDLTRYRQILNLRVKGIYKYGEINCIEVFCNTKSFEDLITQLDVLFRIGKSDAELVKAVAEKKNEIEGHEKELEIQKAKQEKLAAQLKADKSSIEKEIKKRDALYSQIKDEIVYLERVEVARRARLIEDFRGRGINVSRGAPNSAVVDIAMRYLGCPYQWGAAGPNTFDCSGFTMFVYAKIGIGLPHSSRAQYSYGARISRDQLQSGDLVFFGRPIHHVGVYVGGGNFIHAPHTGDVVSIDSLSSRSNYVGACRP